One Benincasa hispida cultivar B227 chromosome 5, ASM972705v1, whole genome shotgun sequence genomic window carries:
- the LOC120077921 gene encoding probable LRR receptor-like serine/threonine-protein kinase At2g16250, whose protein sequence is MVYKQLMIHFAFFLLLLLLLFEPTFQQQSSLRSLPVERVALLELRSSLGLRSKEWPIKNDPCLGWKGIKCHNGRVTEINIAGFRRTRIGKQNPQFSVEALANLTFLQSFNASNFLLPGVVPEWFGERLGLLRVLDLRSCSVFGSIPLSLGSLNNLTDLYLSYNKLTGTIPSTLGQMLNLSLLDLSHNTLTGMIPLSLASLGHLSLLDLSSNYLAGPIPSGIGSLSKLQYLNLSRNSLSSSIPTEFRGLVSLVDIDLSVNALSGSLPSDLRELTSLRSMVLGSNLLVGSLTDKLFHTLTQLQSLDLKDNNFTGVIPDVLWSMPGLQLLDVSGNNFTGMLPNSSSSSNITGAVLNVSKNMFYGNLTPILRRFSAIDLSENYFEGKVPEYLPTNLSVANNCLQNVSRQRTLDVCTSFYSARGLTFDNFGIPKATQPPLAEAPKKKSNRNAIILGSVIGGSAVIFLLVLLIIIFLRRRRRNTTNQRGVGVVGPVLSRDTAEPPPGLVIDFASLGETFKLQQLLQATNDFSDSNLIKHGHSGDLFHGVLQNGIRIVIKRVDLRIIKNDAYLVELEFFSKVSNVRLVPLIGHCLENEDEKFLVYKYLPNGDLSASLFKKVKTDDDGLQSLDWITRLKIALGAAEGLSFLHHDCAPPLVHRDIQASSILLDDKFEVRLGSLSNVCGQEGDGQPSRITKLLKLPQSSEQGSLGLHTAVCTYDVYCFGKVLLELVTGKLGISASPEAEIKEWLDQTLSCISINNKELVTKILDPSLIVDEDLLEEVWAVAVVAKSCLNPKPSRRPLMKYILKALENPLKVVREENSGSGRFRSTSIGSSWNAALFGSWRQSLSDLTVLPSASLSKAGGSSFKRSGTMGSQGSGQNGGGEHSSSRRQHSKEIFPEPSDVQDIERLEND, encoded by the exons ATGGTTTATAAGCAACTTATGATACACTTCGCAttcttcttgttgttgttgctaCTGCTCTTTGAGCCTACATTTCAACAACAAAGTTCATTGAGATCTTTACCGGTCGAACGAGTTGCGTTACTCGAGCTCAGATCGTCGTTAGGTTTGAGAAGCAAAGAATGGCCCATAAAAAATGACCCTTGCTTAGGTTGGAAGGGAATCAAGTGTCACAATGGTAGGGTAACTGAGATCAATATTGCTGGATTTAGAAGAACAAGAATTGGTAAACAGAACCCTCAATTTTCTGTTGAAGCTTTGGCCAATTTGACCTTTTTGCAGTCCTTTAATGCCTCTAACTTCTTGCTTCCTGGTGTTGTTCCTGAGTGGTTCGGGGAGCGTCTTGGCTTGCTACGAGTGCTTGATCTGCGGTCTTGTTCTGTATTTGGTTCTATTCCATTGAGTCTTGGGAGTTTGAATAACCTAACTGATCTTTATCTGTCTTATAATAAACTTACTGGGACAATACCTTCTACTTTGGGCCAAATGTTGAACCTTTCATTGCTTGATTTGTCTCATAATACACTCACTGGAATGATTCCGTTGTCACTTGCATCTCTTGGTCATCTTTCTCTGCTTGATCTTTCTTCTAATTACTTAGCTGGGCCAATCCCTTCAGGCATTGGGAGCCTATCGAAGCTTCAATACCTAAATCTTTCAAGAAATAGTTTATCTTCTTCAATACCTACTGAATTTAGAGGGCTTGTTAGTTTAGTTGACATTGACTTGAGTGTCAATGCTTTGTCTGGATCACTGCCTTCAGATTTAAGAGAATTAACGAGCTTGCGAAGTATGGTACTTGGGAGCAATTTGCTTGTGGGTTCCTTGACTGACAAATTGTTCCACACTTTAACACAGTTGCAATCCTTGGATCTGAAGGATAATAACTTTACTGGCGTAATCCCCGATGTGTTGTGGTCAATGCCTGGGTTGCAGCTTCTTGATGTGTCTGGGAATAATTTCACTGGGATGTTGCCTAATTCTAGCTCAAGTTCGAATATTACTGGTGCTGTACTGAATGTAtctaaaaatatgttttatgGGAACCTTACACCCATACTGAGAAGATTCAGTGCTATTGATCTGTCGGAAAATTACTTTGAAGGCAAAGTTCCTGAATATCTACCCACCAACTTATCTGTCGCGAATAACTGTCTCCAAAATGTGTCAAGACAGAGGACGTTGGATGTATGTACATCATTCTATTCAGCAAGGGGCCTCACTTTTGATAATTTCGGCATCCCCAAGGCTACACAACCGCCGTTAGCAGAAGCACCAAAGAAGAAGAGCAACAGAAATGCTATTATCTTGGGCAGTGTTATTGGTGGAAGTGCTGTTATCTTTCTACTAGTATTGCTGATAATTATCTTCCTGAGGAGACGGAGAAGAAACACAACTAATCAAAGAGGAGTGGGTGTTGTGGGACCAGTTCTTTCTAGGGACACTGCTGAACCACCTCCTGGATTGGTAATTGACTTTGCGAGTTTAGGAGAAACATTCAAGTTACAACAGTTGCTTCAAGCAACTAACGATTTTAGTGATTCGAATCTTATCAAACATGGCCATTCAGGGGATCTATTCCATGGTGTATTGCAAAACGGGATCCGAATTGTTATCAAACGGGTTGATTTGCGCATAATTAAAAACGATGCTTATTTGGTGGAATTGGAATTCTTTAGCAAGGTTTCAAATGTAAGATTGGTTCCCCTTATTGGTCACTGTTTGGAGAATGAAGATGAAAAGTTCCTGGTGTACAAATATCTGCCAAACGGCGACTTGTCAGCTTCCTTGTTCAAGAAAGTCAAGACAGACGATGACGGTTTGCAGTCATTGGATTGGATTACAAGACTAAAAATTGCATTAGGAGCTGCAGAGGGTCTTTCTTTTCTGCATCATGATTGTGCTCCACCCCTTGTGCACAG AGACATTCAAGCAAGTAGTATACTTCTTGATGATAAATTTGAAGTGCGGCTCGGAAGCTTGAGCAATGTGTGTGGTCAAGAAGGGGATGGTCAACCGAGCAGGATTACCAAGCTTCTGAAATTGCCACA GTCATCGGAGCAAGGCTCTTTAG GTTTGCACACAGCAGTATGTACCTATGATGTTTACTGCTTTGGAAAGGTGTTGCTAGAGCTGGTAACAGGAAAGCTTGGGATTAGCGCCTCTCCCGAAGCCGAAATCAAAGAATGGTTAGATCagacattatcatgcatcagTATAAACAACAAGGAACTCGTGACGAAGATCCTCGATCCATCCTTGATTGTGGACGAGGATCTATTGGAAGAAGTGTGGGCTGTGGCTGTTGTTGCCAAGTCCTGTCTCAATCCAAAACCTTCAAGACGACCCTTGATGAAGTACATCCTCAAGGCTTTGGAAAACCCATTGAAGGTAGTAAGGGAAGAGAATTCAGGCTCAGGACGGTTTAGATCGACTTCCATTGGAAGTTCTTGGAATGCTGCTTTGTTCGGTAGCTGGCGTCAAAGTCTATCGGATCTAACAGTGCTTCCATCAGCCTCCTTGTCAAAAGCAGGAGGAAGTAGTTTCAAAAGATCAGGAACAATGGGTTCGCAAGGAAGTGGTCAGAATGGTGGCGGTGAACATTCATCGTCTCGTCGACAACATTCAAAGGAGATATTCCCGGAACCGTCTGATGTGCAAGATATTGAAAGATTGGAGAATGATTAA